CTGATGTTCATCAAGACATAAAACGGAGTGCCACATTCAAACCCTCTTCCCATGCTATCCTGATGAGTAGAAATAGCATAATGATCATAGAGATCAGTGTATGAGCCAGTGTAACTGCATTCTTGTACAGGGCATGAGCAAAGAGAGAAACTGCATTCTTTCTTATGGGTTGATTCATTCAGAAAAAGGACCTTCTTGGCGCATCCAAGCTTAGCGTTTATACATGGTAGAAAGACTGATTCTATCACAGTCTCCATTGCTCTGCAGCGAATATGGAGGCGAAGCACATGTATGCAGAGGCGGTTCTACTAACAAGTTAGGGGGTCAATTGACCccactaaattttttaatttcttcttTAACTATATAAAAGTTCAGTTATTGACCTTCTTATTAGTCATGTTTTGACCCCTtcgatttcatattttttaaaagaaccttttttttttcaaccaaaacAAATCCAATTTCTATTTCTATAAGATATTAACGCcatcaaaaaaaatctataagatATTAACTCTATTTGTCACATTAAAGTACGCATTTACTATACTAATGTTTTGTTTTAGTGTTCTTATGAATATTCTCGATAGATAATCTTAATTGAGATTTAGTAgtacatttaatatattttctctttctctttttttttgttttcttagaCACTATCTCTCTGTCAACACTAATTAAAGTTTGTGTATCTTTAATTAGtgactctctttctctcttaacaCTTACTAAAATGATCTTTGgaagttttattataaacaaaaggGATATGAAGATCATCTGGACATAAACCAACAagagttttagttttttaaccCATACATTATAACTAGAAAATAAAAGGATTAATgcatatgaaaataaatgataacAAATAGAACCATACCTTATTCAATATCAGTGATTTTTTGTGGTTTTTCtgccaataaaattaaaattacatttattttttaacaatttattaaaaatcataatattatgaGAGAATATAGATTTAATACATATGCACAAATATTGTTATGTTTTTCATCTTATATGTGTATTGTTTTGTATTGTTATTTGTATATAAACTGACCCCGATAAAATTTACTTTTGGATCCGCCACTACATGTATGGCATATATCTCTCATTTTGGAAGAGCAAGCAAAATGTCCATTATCACACTGAAATACAAAGTTCAAACTCACACACAATTCTAAAAGTGGCATGTCACTATCTAAATAAATACTCAAAATCAAACCTGGAAAACAGGAATAGTGAGCGGCTCGAAGCAAACATGACAATCAAGAACATCAAAATCCTCCATCGCCGAGCGTATGTTATCGTCTGTTCGTTGCCTCTTTTCAAGTGAATGTTGCTCAGACCAGATTTTTCGCTTGAGGCACGCTCCATATCGATATGCTCAACACCAAATGAAAATCGGAATGGAAAGAAATGGAGTGAACGAGACGGTTTAAATCCTAATCAAATGCTTATATTTCCCAAGCATCTAAATTCAAAGTAAATGCTGCATGCATAGTTAATGACTTGGAATTCCAAGAGTTTGATGGGCTAAATAATAGATTCTTACATCTCgctctttgttttttctttaatgttTTCACGTTTAGATTCAGCATTTTAAGACACGGTCTACATCTTACCTGGTTTGACTTTGGGTTTTGATGTTGGACTATAATATAATTAAGAACTCAGAATTAATTGCATAGATAGTAAAATATtcctaagaaaataaaatctagGTAGAGATCCgtgaaaatatttttctagtatttatgttatatattaggTGTTTTCATGCATAATGGacagaaataatttttaaatttttttaattggatttaaaaatattttttttgttaatttttatagtatatttgcttacaatatttctaaatttaattatatgtgAAAATTAAGTTTTCAGGTTTGGTCTTGTCCCTGTGCTAGTGTGGTTGAAAAGGCAACTCTCTTTTTTTACCGTTTAAGGCAACTCTCCGTGGTTCCTCCACTAAGCTCCTCTGTCCCTGAAGTTGAGGTAGAGGAAGCTCCGTCAGATCCTCCTCCACAAATCAAACCGTCCAAAGTAGCTGCTGCTGATGCCAGAATGGTTTCTCCGAGCTCGCAGCAAGCTGATAACAAAGTTGGACCTGCAGCTCCCTGTCTAGAGGTGGCTTCAAGCGAACTGGAAGTCGTTGTTGCAGGTGCTACTCAGTCTCCCCAGTTAGCCTCGCAATCGCAATCTGGTCCATCAGCTGAGGAGGAAGTAAAGCCCTCCCCTCCGGTTAATGGAGCCTCGGATACGTGGTGTGCTCGTGCTAAAGGCAAGCTACTGTCCAAGAAAGGCGAAGCTTTTACACTCCCGTCCGGAGAGGCGTGTATCAAAATTCCCAACTCTGTAATCGAAAAGAACAGAAAATCTTGGGAACCTTTTGTATTGGGTCAATTCTACTCCGATCCCCCGTCTCAAGGAACCTTGCATAACATTGTGAATGGCATTTGGAGTAAGCATTACAGAGATATTGCGGTTTCTAAAAAATGGATGGGTTAAAATTCCGAATGCCGCAACTCGCAACAGAGTGATCCAACAGCGTTTCTGGCAAATAGAAGGTCAAACTATGTTTGTGGATAAGTGGGAGCCGGGTGTGGTTCCTTCTAAGCCAGAGCTTACCTCCGCACCAATATGGCTTGAGCTTCGCAAGGTACCACTGCAATTCTTCAATGAGGACGGTTTAGAGCATATTGCGGGACTGGTCGGACACCCCAAGTATCTTCACCCCTCGACGGCAAATAAAACTAATCTGGAGGTCGCCAAGGTCTTCACGATTATTGATCCAAGGAAGCCATTACCTGAAGCAGTGAATGTACAGTTTGATTCCGGAGAGATCAGTAGGGTCCTTGTGTCGAGCCCTTGGATGCCCCCTGTTTGCGAGGTCTGCAAAGAAATTGGTCACGTCTCAAAGCGCTGCCCTGCTGCAATTAAAACCTGCGCTAAATGTAATTCTCCAGGTCACTCCTCAGCTTCCTGCCCTCAAAATCAGAAGCAGGACCCTGCAAAGAAAAAGACTAGAAGAGGAAAATCTAGAGATAAGCAGGTCTGGCAGCCTGTTAATCAGACAGTGAATCAGCCAGAGTTGCAGCCGGAGACACATGTCACCGTCGAGCCCTCTGCTCAGAAGGAGGAGCCTGTAGGAACGCACTCTACTCACACTGTAATGGCTAAAGACTCCTCTCTTGGTCAGGGTCTCAATACTGACAAAGGAGAATCCAGTGGAACTGCTCCCTATCTCCAGGTTGAGAGGCCTCGTAGTGTCTCCGGAAATTCTAAATCTTCTCATTCAGACATCCAGCCTAACTCCTCAGATGTTGAAACTTCCGACTCAGAGATGGAAGAAGGTGAACTGAGCGACCACGATGAGGGATTTGAGGTGATCCTGAACAAGAAGCgattttcaaataaaatgttCTCAGGTCAGAAAGGAAACCGGGGCAGGGGCCCCAAACTCAACTGAACTTTTATGTCGACAGACATTTTTTGCTGGAATGTACGCGGGCTAAATAATTTTAAGCACCGCAGCGGATTAAATAAATGGAAGAAGAATACTTCTCCTCTTTTTGGTGGCATCATTGAGACTCATGTGAAGCAGCTCAAGATGAATAAGTTTGTGTCACAGCTCTTCTCGGGGTGGTCTGTAGAAGACAACTATGGTTACTCTCCTCTTGGAAAAATTTGGATCGTTTCTCATCCCTCTATTTCGGTTACTGTTATTTCTAAATCTCTTCAGATGATCTCCGTAGAGGTTACCTGGCCGTGTACTGCTCAGACTAAATTCTTTGTTTCGGTGGTTTATGCTTCAAATGTGCCTGCAGAGCGCTCGCTTCTTTGGGCTGAGATTTCTGATTTTGCTTCTATTCATGGAATGGATTCTAAACCGTGGCTTATTCTAGGTGACTTTAACCAGATCAGAGACCCTGCTGAACACTCGTTGGTTCCTACGCTCAACATGGATAAGAGGATAAGGGATTTTAATCAATGTTTGTTGAGTGCTAACTTAGATGATTTAAATTTCAGAGGAACCACATTTACCTGGTGGAATAAACGTAAGAGTTCTCCTCTGGCCAAGAAATTTGATAGAAGCTTGGTGAATGACGAGTGGTATTTGACGTTCCCCTCATCAGTGGCGTTTGTGGGCAACCCGGACTTCTCCGATCATGCTGTCATTACAATCACCTTGGAACCCGATAGGCTTAGAGTAAGGAAGCCATTCAGAttctataattttcttttgcaaaATCAGGAATTTCTTCCCACCATCTGTGTACACTGGTTCTCTTGCAACATAACTGGTTCAGCGATGTACAGAGTTACAAGGAAACTCAAGCTTCTAAAGAATGTCATCCGTGATTTCAGTAAGACAAACTACTCGGGGATTGAAAAGAAGACGGCTCAGGCTCACGACAAGCTTCTTCTCGCGCAAACTGCTATGCTCTCTACACCCTCTACTACTAATGCTTCTCTGGAACTTCAGGCTCTTCAGGATTGGGAAGAATTATCTACAGCCGAAGCTTCATTCTTTTACCAGCGATCTCGTATAAACTGGGTCTCGTGTGGTGATGGTAGCACTAGACTGTTCCATAGATATGCAGCATCGAGACAGGCCATGAACCACATCCATTTTCTGATCTCAGGTGGTGGTGAGCGGGTTGATTCACAGGCTGGTATCCAAAAGCTCTGTTTTGACTACTTCTCTGACCTCTTAGGAAGTCCGGTTCACCCACAGATGTTCATTCAGAGCGATCTGGATATATTATTTGACTTCAGTTGCTCCACTGCCCAGGCTGCAAACTTCAACAAGGAGTTTTCTGCTGAGGAAATTAAGAATGCGTTCTTCTCTCTACCGAAGAACAAAACAGGGGGTCCGGATGGCTATTCGGCGGAATTCTTTACGACGGCATGGCCTATTACTGGTCCTGAGGTAACCGAAGCGATTCTGGAATTCTTTAAATCTGGTCAGCTACTGAAGCAGTGGAACTCCGCCAATCTGGTACTGATACCAAAGAAGTCTAATGCATCCCTCACTACAGATTTTCGTCCTATCTCTTGCCTTAATACAGTCTACAAGGTCATATCCAAGCTCTTGGCTACTAGGCTCAAAGAGATCCTCCCTCTGATAGTATC
The sequence above is drawn from the Raphanus sativus cultivar WK10039 chromosome 7, ASM80110v3, whole genome shotgun sequence genome and encodes:
- the LOC108830588 gene encoding uncharacterized protein LOC108830588, which encodes MFVDKWEPGVVPSKPELTSAPIWLELRKVPLQFFNEDGLEHIAGLVGHPKYLHPSTANKTNLEVAKVFTIIDPRKPLPEAVNVQFDSGEISRVLVSSPWMPPVCEVCKEIGHVSKRCPAAIKTCAKCNSPGHSSASCPQNQKQDPAKKKTRRGKSRDKQVWQPVNQTVNQPELQPETHVTVEPSAQKEEPVGTHSTHTVMAKDSSLGQGLNTDKGESSGTAPYLQVERPRSVSGNSKSSHSDIQPNSSDVETSDSEMEEGELSDHDEGFEVILNKKRFSNKMFSGQKGNRGRGPKLN